The following are encoded together in the Drosophila takahashii strain IR98-3 E-12201 chromosome X, DtakHiC1v2, whole genome shotgun sequence genome:
- the Rab3-GEF gene encoding MAP kinase-activating death domain protein isoform X1 gives MSDQQKASLCPRLVDYMAIVGAHTTPPMPKGLQGLKAPPVQVPDLLRRYPPSDHADFPLPLDMVYFCQPEGCTSVGPRRTGSAIRDMTSFVFALTDKDSGKTRYGICVNFYRPIERPSSVAGSGAVGQDRPGNGGHAGGGGAGGAGGGGGRGGRRSSAFRRESWRKSMERSSDSAFSSDYRSNVAPSDSDRELTSRRDSDQQRLHSHSHSHHSQSQHHQSQHHQSHPSAGPAVPKLGLMAPSADSESGGSHSPSPRASRKRTKLRNQSLTSLCIISHHPFFTTFRECLFILKKLIDACNESSSPKRVGASQKMNRDNVWTVLTGHVSDATPSIVLHDVREIETWILRLLSTPVPVPGSTRVEVEVLSPTVHEPLLFALPDHTRFSLVDFPLHLPLELLGVETCLKVWTLIMQENKVLFQSRDYNALSMSVMAFVTMLYPLEYMFPVIPLLPTCLSCAEQLLLAPTPFVIGVPASFLVYKKNFRLPDDIWVVDLDSTKLTPPTGGYEEIPPLPEPEGTILKNHLKQAMLLMDEAGLGALTSMTSTNTAVSSQQLLPSVRDSLQEPPLLGVSQVRLPLQTPPHSAQASQRNSMSAQGTISSRQPSPMNSPALNPFVYGTDVDSVDVATRVAMVRFFNAQNTLANFAEHTRTLRLYPRPVVAFQINSFLRSRPRASQFLNQFARTQAVEFLAEWSLTPTNVAFLRVQTGVMDPMQVGDKPKWFAHSLTPIRFSVWDDGSSLNGALRSLKQLECQPTDESGSDSEGADSSSSSYSSLSDFVSEMASSDLSPSLHDVFGSYNRPHVVPQTLSSNLDPALVYHPPSKLQYPEGIADAAASKEEEDEERADSPVSSSSSRSDLSSPSFNRDSEFDFQPKGSATGGGGGATAPSFELATPLAMRLEATIKMASIEQESDTGSTVTGKSIATGSKLQRHPSDSERPEKKIPPPLTPPVKQPGVSNILARTGSSGSSSSSPGRQSSQSSLFENFASHAKELVRETTRQSSQEGLLAHVDKHALDEDLDDKMRHTFEKFTLHAKKAAGEASKQALEVSKQAAGVSKNTLEDLTYVGKSTLGDLTKTAKEAATKKGIIKIEEHSMAVANAPPPKSPGSQLATHKQVQQSGGSGGGNNFFSSIGTDFNGLASSTSTMFSGMFGKKNQQKQVPMPHKPASVSAGKGKTGINFDPFPGRKGLVERTPLIKHSGPRQTQEELTRQQNQERSHSNAENQTFLKDVTNQVLAGEGVGWLKLNRFKKLMEDESYRTLVLSKLNKTLDKKIAPDDHIDDVCVTKPVWKGMLKCVQAIAGGLDVTFSNFGLGGMASVFQLMEVAHTHYWSKEINEGSDMSSSLLSSHAASPMGSRENLRSPSSPNGSHGSALGSEWASPQESRKSSTQLPHGGGPGGSHSGAPVNRRLSSADSQDGQSTTEMFKDMLSQKRSALKNMLTSFDSDAAGSTGALSVVSLGVRLPSSCRSTVSDTEYENTTTSKDSKKSSGNLWSGKSTLSAGFRYTGGHLINTSSSPSPDSPRVYLFEGLLGKDRLNLWNQMQFWEDAFLDAVSQERDMIGMDQGPIEMMERYKSLSESERKRLEHDEDRLLSTMLYNLTAILVMLNVTKDEIRRKIRRLLGKSHIGLVYSQEVHNVVDQINNLNGNDIDLKPLGSRLLHRQSFTVHQGTDVNGPLRFMEVRDDGLVLRSVDGTIVERWWYERLVNMTYSPKTKLLCLWRRNGGQTQLHKYYTRKCKELYNCIKEAMERGGTPTNVPELGGEFPVQDMNTGEGGLLQVCLEGVGLLFSNSKDFEFFVRLDHIRKCFTQKGGIFVLEEYNPKTRNLIQRKYQSSMSDQICYSVLCVFSYVAAGQDQKKNPVVITPQIQDIHAQQKQKHQQQQQHQTAPPVSTAPANPTANPSRMGGKSPAGTISIRHTVPMQKPTITMSTVQPQARMPTVTVPVSVPVPVHVPSPNSNPTPPSNPPPNPGKLPQLPPRVPSQPSTESLASISSPPPKIRAPMTAPPGPPPAIPPRTGAIARSGSVPAARSFVRQASANSTPPQYTPQPPPPFVIPKRHSGLARASTLGGSGAAGGGGAAGGSQSQQRASHGSVAAVLQSMPEAEPGYGSGSASASGSGSISGSSSGSGSASGSIAGASPQAHRKH, from the exons ATGTCGGACCAGCAGAAAGCCTCCCTGTGTCCCCGGCTGGTGGACTACATGGCCATCGTGGGTGCCCACACGACGCCTCCGATGCCGAAAGGACTGCAGGGCCTCAAGGCCCCGCCGGTGCAG GTCCCCGATCTGCTGCGTCGCTACCCCCCATCCGACCATGCGGACTTCCCACTGCCCCTGGACATGGTGTACTTTTGCCAGCCGGAGGGCTGCACCAGCGTGGGACCGCGACGCACTGGCTCCGCCATTCGGGACATGACCTCCTTCGTTTTCGCCCTGACCGACAAGGATTCGGGCAAGACGCGGTACGGGATATGCGTGAACTTCTACCGACCCATCGAGCGGCCCAGTTCGGTGGCGGGTTCGGGGGCAGTTGGACAGGATCGGCCGGGAAACGGAGGCCATGCgggcggcggaggagcaggtggagccggcggcggtggcggacGAGGCGGCCGGAGATCGTCGGCCTTCAGGCGGGAATCCTGGCGCAAGAGCATGGAACGCAGCTCGGATTCGGCATTTAGCAG CGACTACAGAAGTAACGTAGCGCCTAGCGATTCGGACCGTGAACTGACCTCGCGTCGCGATTCGGACCAGCAGCGCCTCCACTCGCACTCGCATTCGCACCACTCCCAATCGCAGCACCACCAGTCGCAGCACCACCAGTCGCACCCGTCGGCGGGTCCGGCGGTGCCCAAGCTGGGACTGATGGCCCCCTCGGCGGACTCGGAGTCCGGCGGCAGCCACTCGCCGTCGCCGCGGGCCTCGCGAAAGCGGACGAAGCTGCGCAACCAGTCGCTCACCTCGCTGTGCATCATCTCGCACCACCCGTTCTTCACCACCTTCCGCGAGTGCCTCTTCATCCTGAAGAAGCTGATCGATGCCTGCAACGAGTCGTCGTCGCCGAAGCGAGTGGGCGCCTCCCAGAAAATGAACCGCGACAATGTGTGGACGGTGCTGACGGGCCATGTCAGCGACGCGACACCCTCGATCGTCCTGCACGATGTGCGCGAAATCGAGACCTGGATCCTGCGACTGCTCTCCACGCCGGTTCCGGTGCCGGGATCCACACGAGTCGAG GTGGAGGTGCTGTCGCCGACGGTGCATGAGCCGCTGCTGTTCGCCCTGCCCGACCACACTCGCTTCTCGCTGGTGGACTTCCCGCTCCACCTGCCACTGGAGCTGCTCGGCGTGGAGACCTGCCTGAAGGTGTGGACCCTGATCATGCAGGAGAACAAGGTGCTCTTCCAGTCACGCGACTACAACGCCCTCTCCATGTCGGTCATGGCATTCGTCACTATGCTATATCCGCTGGAGTACATGTTCCCTGTCATTCCGCTCCTGCCCACCTGCCTGAGTTGTGCGGAGCAGCTGCTACTGGCGCCCACGCCCTTCGTCATCGGGGTGCCCGCCTCGTTCCTGGTCTACAAAAAGAATTTCAG GCTACCGGATGACATTTGGGTGGTCGACTTGGACTCCACCAAACTGACGCCACCGACTGGTGGCTACGAGGAAATACCACCGCTACCTGAGCCCGAGGGCACCATTCTGAAGAACCACCTCAAGCAG GCTATGCTATTGATGGATGAAGCTGGACTTGGT GCACTTACCTCGATGACGTCCACCAACACGGCGGTGTCCTCGCAACAGCTTTTGCCATCGGTACGGGATAGTCTCCAGGAACCACCATTGCTGGG TGTTTCCCAGGTGCGACTTCCGCTTCAGACGCCACCCCATTCGGCGCAGGCCAGTCAAAGGAACTCGATGTCGGCCCAAGGAACGATTAGTTCCCGTCAGCCCAGTCCGATGAACTCGCCCGCGCTCAATCCATTCGTTTACGGCACGGATGTCGATTCCGTGGACGTGGCGACGCGAGTGGCGATGGTCCGGTTTTTCAATGCCCAAAATACACTGGCCAATTTCGCCGAGCACACGCGTACATTGCGCCTGTATCCGCGACCCGTGGTCGCATTTCAGATAAACAGTTTCCTACGCTCCCGGCCGAGGGCCTCGCAGTTCCTGAATCAATTCGCCCGGACGCAGGCGGTGGAGTTTCTGGCCGAGTGGTCGCTAACGCCCACGAATGTGGCCTTTCTGCGGGTTCAAACCGGGGTCATGGACCCCATGCAGGTGGGCGATAAGCCCAAGTGGTTCGCCCACTCCCTGACCCCCATTCGATTCTCGGTCTGGGACGATGGCAGCTCGCTGAACGGAGCTCTGCGATCGCTGAAGCAGCTCGAGTGCCAGCCGACGGACGAGAGTGGCTCGGATTCCGAGGGAGCGGACAGCAGCAGCTCGTCGTACAGTTCGCTCAGTGACTTCGTCTCGGAAATGGCCTCCTCGGATCTGTCGCCCAGCCTGCACGATGTCTTCGGCTCGTACAATCGACCGCATGTCGTCCCGCAGACCCTGTCCTCCAATTTGGATCCCGCACTGGTTTACCATCCGCCCAGCAAGCTGCAGTACCCGGAGGGCATTGCCGATGCGGCGGCCagcaaggaggaggaggacgaggagcgAGCCGATAGCCCCGTTTCCTCATCCTCCAGTCGCTCCGATCTGAGTTCGCCCAGCTTTAATCGCGATTCGGAATTTGATTTCCAGCCAAAGGGATCAGCAACTGGTGGTGGCGGAGGAGCAACTGCACCCAGTTTCGAGTTGGCCACACCGCTGGCCATGCGGCTGGAGGCCACCATCAAGATGGCCAGCATCGAGCAGGAATCGGACACGGGATCCACGGTCACCGGCAAGAGCATAGCCACCGGTTCCAAGCTCCAGAGACATCCCAGTGATTCCGAGCGGCCCGAGAAGAAGATACCG CCACCGCTAACGCCACCGGTGAAGCAGCCGGGTGTGAGCAATATTCTCGCCCGGACCGGCAGTTCCGGCTCCAGTTCGAGCAGTCCCGGTCGCCAGAGTTCCCAGAGCTCCCTCTTCGAGAACTTTGCCTCCCATGCCAAGGAGTTGGTGCGGGAGACGACGCGGCAGAGCAGCCAGGAGGGTCTACTGGCCCACGTGGACAAG CATGCGCTGGACGAAGATCTTGACGACAAAATGCGTCATACCTTCGAAAAG TTCACGCTGCACGCCAAAAAGGCGGCCGGAGAGGCTTCGAAGCAGGCTCTGGAGGTCTCCAAGCAGGCGGCTGGGGTGAGCAAGAACACGCTCGAGGATCTCACCTATGTGGGCAAGTCGACGCTGGGCGATCTCACCAAGACGGCCAAGGAGGCGGCCACCAAGAAGGGCATCATCAAGATCGAGGAGCATTCGATGGCGGTGGCCAATGCTCCGCCGCCCAAGTCACCCGGCTCCCAACTGGCCACCCACAAGCAGGTGCAGCAAAGTGGCGGTTCGGGCGGTGGCAACAACTTCTTCTCCTCGATTGGCACCGATTTCAATGGTCTAGcctcatccacatccaccATGTTTTCGGGCATGTTTGGCAAAA AGAACCAACAGAAGCAGGTTCCCATGCCACATAAGCCGGCTAGCGTTTCCGCGGGAAAGGGCAAGACGGGCATTAACTTCGATCCATTTCCCGGACGCAAAGGACTCGTGGAGCGGACACCGTTGATTAAGCACTCGGGACCGAGGCAAACGCAAGAGGAGCTGACCCGCCAGCAAAACCAGGAGCGTTCGCATAGTAATGCCGAGAACCAGACCTTCCTCAAGGACGTCACCAACCAGGTGCTCGCTGGCGAGGGAGTCGGTTGGCTGAAGCTCAATCGGTTCAAGAAGCTCATGGAGGACGAGTCCTATCGCACGCTGGTCCTCAGCAAGCTGAACAAGACGTTGGACAAGAAGATAGCTCCAGATGATCACATTGACGATGTG TGCGTGACGAAACCCGTTTGGAAGGGCATGCTCAAGTGCGTCCAGGCGATAGCCGGCGGATTGGACGTGACCTTCTCGAACTTCGGCCTAGGCGGCATGGCCTCTGTGTTCCAACTGATGGAGGTGGCGCACACGCACTACTGGAGCAAGGAGATAAACGAGGGCAGCGACATGTCCTCCAGCCTGCTCTCCAGTCACGCCGCCAGTCCGATGGGCAGTCGGGAGAACCTGCGATCGCCCAGCTCACCAAACGGTTCCCATGGTTCGGCTTTGGGCAGCGAGTGGGCCTCACCGCAGGAGTCACGAAAGAGCTCCACCCAATTGCCACACGGTGGTGGTCCGGGTGGCTCGCATTCGGGAGCTCCGGTCAATCGACGGCTGTCATCGGCGGACAGCCAGGATGGCCAGTCAACCACCGAGATGTTCAAGGACATGCTGTCGCAGAAGAGAAGTGCCTTGAAGAACATGCTCACCTCCTTCGACTCGGAT GCCGCTGGCTCCACGGGGGCGCTTTCCGTTGTCAGTCTGGGCGTTCGCTTGCCCTCCAGCTGCAGGTCCACGGTCTCAGACACCGAGTACGAAAAT ACAACCACTTCGAAGGATTCGAAAAAGAGCTCTGGCAATCTGTGGTCCGGAAAGTCGACGCTTAGTGCCGGATTTCGTTATACCGGAGGACACCTGATCAACACCTCGTCGTCGCCCTCGCCGGACAGTCCGCGGGTCTATCTCTTCGAGGGGCTGTTGGGCAAGGATCGCTTGAATCTCTGGAACCAAATGCAGTTCTGGGAGGATGCCTTCCTGGATGCTGTTAGTCAGGAGCGCGATATGATCGGCATGGATCAG GGTCCCATTGAGATGATGGAGCGCTACAAATCGCTGAGCGAATCGGAGCGAAAGCGGCTTGAGCACGATGAGGATCGCTTGCTATCTACGATGCTCTACAACCTGACGGCCATCCTGGTGATGCTGAATGTCACCAAGGACGAGATCCGACGCAAGATTCGTCGCCTTCTGGGCAAGAGTCACATTGGCTTGGTGTACTCCCAGGAGGTGCACAATGTGGTCGATCAGATCAATAATCTG AATGGCAATGATATTGACCTAAAGCCCCTGGGCTCACGACTGCTACATCGCCAGAGCTTCACCGTCCACCAGGGCACCGATGTGAATGGACCCCTGCGATTCATGGAGGTGCGGGACGATGGACTGGTGCTGCGATCGGTGGACGGCACCATTGTGGAGCGCTGGTGGTACGAGCGGCTGGTCAACATGACCTATTCGCCCAAGACCAAGCTGCTCTGCCTGTGGCGCCGCAATGGTGGTCAGACGCAATTGCACAAGTACTACACGAGAAAG TGCAAGGAGCTGTACAACTGCATCAAGGAGGCCATGGAGCGCGGCGGTACGCCCACCAATGTGCCCGAACTGGGCGGCGAGTTTCCGGTTCAGGACATGAACACTGGGGAGGGCGGTCTGCTGCAGGTGTGCCTCGAGGGTGTCGGTTTGTTGTTCTCCAACAGCAAG GATTTCGAG TTCTTCGTGCGATTGGATCACATCCGCAAGTGCTTCACCCAGAAGGGCGGCATCTTTGTGCTGGAGGAGTACA ATCCCAAGACGCGCAATCTTATCCAGCGGAAGTATCAGTCGAGCATG TCCGATCAGATTTGCTACTCGGTGCTGTGCGTCTTCTCCTACGTGGCCGCCGGCCAGGATCAGAAGAAGAATCCGGTGGTCATCACGCCGCAGATCCAGGACATCCATgcccagcagaagcagaagcaccagcagcagcagcagcatcaaacCGCGCCTCCAGTCTCCACGGCCCCAGCAAATCCTACCGCAAATCCCAGTCGCATGGGTGGCAAATCTCCGGCTGGCACTATCTCCATACGGCACACGGTGCCCATGCAGAAGCCCACCATCACCATGTCCACGGTGCAGCCGCAGGCGAGGATGCCCACGGTCACGGTTCCGGTTTCGGTACCAGTTCCAGTTCATGTTCCTTCACCAAATTCAAATCCCACTCCCCCATCCAATCCCCCTCCCAATCCCGGCAAGCTGCCGCAATTGCCGCCACGTGTTCCATCGCAACCCTCGACGGAGAGCCTGGCCTCCATCTCATCGCCGCCGCCCAAGATCCGCGCACCGATGACCGCTCCACCGGGACCACCGCCGGCCATACCGCCGCGCACTGGAGCGATCGCGCGGAGCGGTTCGGTGCCGGCGGCCCGATCCTTTGTGCGCCAGGCATCGGCGAACTCCACGCCGCCGCAGTACACGccgcagccgccgccgcccttTGTGATCCCCAAGCGGCACAGTGGCCTGGCCAGGGCCTCCACTTTGGGAGgatcaggagcagcaggaggaggaggagcagcaggaggatcGCAGTCGCAGCAGCGCGCCAGCCACGGCAGCGTCGCCGCTGTGCTGCAATCAATGCCGGAGGCTGAGCCCGGCTATGGATCCGGTTCCGCTTCCGCTTCCGGTTCCGGTTCGATATCCGGCTCCAGTTCCGGCTCCGGTTCGGCCTCGGGCTCCATTGCCGGCGCCTCGCCGCAGGCCCATCGCAAGCACTGA